A stretch of DNA from Candidatus Desulfatibia profunda:
ATAATCAGACCATCAGCCTTGCTGATCCTACCGCACACGCCGAGATACTGGTACTGCGCGAGGCGGCTCGCAAGGTTTCCAATTACCGGTTGTTAAGTACAACCCTGTATGTTACCCTCGAGCCGTGCATCATGTGCATGGGAGCAATCGTGCACGCCAGAGTGGCAACGGTGGTTTTCGGGACCGGCGATCCCAAGTGGGGGGCTGCCGGTTCGTTGTATAATTTTGCAACGGATAC
This window harbors:
- the tadA gene encoding tRNA adenosine(34) deaminase TadA encodes the protein MEVKHNAFMQLALDEAKKAGQKAEVPIGAVLVADSGDILSRSHNQTISLADPTAHAEILVLREAARKVSNYRLLSTTLYVTLEPCIMCMGAIVHARVATVVFGTGDPKWGAAGSLYNFATDTRLNHQPEILQGICQDECRKLIQDFFHSRRMK